The Microbacterium sp. KUDC0406 genome includes a window with the following:
- the poxB gene encoding ubiquinone-dependent pyruvate dehydrogenase, which yields MTTVAENIVQSLRANGVQRVYGIPGDSLNGFTDALRKDGTIRWVHVRHEETAAFAAAADAALTGDLAVVAGSCGPGNLHLINGLYDANRSRVPVLAIAAHIPTSEIGTGYFQETHPQELFRESSVYVEYVADPSQMPRVLEIAMRAAIEQRGVAVIVIPGDVALADARDTRTTVIERTRPVVVPGPAELEKAATILNGCDRVTILAGAGVEGAHDEVIALAERLGAPIVHALRGKEHIEYDNPYDVGMTGLLGFASGYRAMDAADALLLLGTDFPYTQFYPDGVTTIQVDIRGSQLGKRHPLDLGLVGDVKATAEALLPRLTRKEDRAHLEDATAHYRKTRAKLDELAVPSRGKAPIHPQYLASLLDDAASSNAVFTADVGSPTVWAARYFTVTEGRRLIGSFNHGSMANALLHGIGAQVAYPDRQVVALAGDGGLSMMLGELISLTQNKLPVKVVVVNNSSLNFVELEMKAAGFVTYGTDLENPDFAAVAQALGIFARRVERSEDLLDAVAEVLAHDGPALLDVVTERQELSMPPAIKADQVKGFALYALRTVMSGRGDELLDLAKANWRQLF from the coding sequence ATGACCACTGTCGCCGAGAACATCGTCCAGAGCCTGCGCGCCAACGGGGTGCAGCGCGTCTACGGCATCCCGGGGGATTCGCTCAACGGATTCACCGACGCGCTCCGCAAGGACGGCACGATCCGCTGGGTGCACGTGCGGCACGAGGAGACCGCGGCCTTCGCGGCCGCCGCCGACGCGGCGCTGACCGGTGACCTCGCAGTCGTCGCGGGCTCGTGCGGGCCGGGCAACCTGCACCTGATCAACGGCCTCTACGACGCCAACCGCTCCCGCGTCCCGGTGCTCGCGATCGCCGCGCACATCCCCACCAGCGAGATCGGCACCGGGTACTTCCAGGAGACGCATCCGCAGGAGCTGTTCCGCGAGTCCAGCGTCTACGTCGAGTACGTCGCCGACCCCAGTCAGATGCCGCGCGTGCTCGAGATCGCGATGCGCGCGGCGATCGAGCAGCGTGGCGTCGCGGTGATCGTCATCCCCGGCGACGTCGCGCTGGCGGATGCCCGTGACACGCGCACCACGGTGATCGAACGCACCAGGCCGGTGGTCGTGCCCGGCCCCGCCGAGCTGGAGAAGGCGGCGACCATCCTGAACGGATGCGATCGCGTGACGATCCTCGCCGGCGCGGGCGTCGAGGGCGCCCACGACGAGGTGATCGCGCTCGCCGAGCGGCTCGGCGCCCCGATCGTGCACGCGCTGCGCGGCAAGGAGCACATCGAGTACGACAACCCCTACGACGTCGGCATGACCGGTCTGCTCGGCTTCGCGTCCGGCTATCGGGCGATGGATGCCGCGGATGCGCTGCTGCTGCTGGGCACGGACTTCCCGTACACGCAGTTCTATCCGGACGGGGTGACGACGATCCAGGTCGACATCCGCGGATCGCAGCTCGGGAAGCGGCATCCGCTCGATCTCGGCCTGGTGGGCGACGTGAAGGCGACCGCCGAGGCGCTGCTGCCGCGGCTGACGCGCAAGGAGGATCGCGCGCACCTCGAGGACGCGACCGCGCACTACCGCAAGACGCGCGCGAAGCTCGACGAGCTGGCTGTGCCGTCGCGCGGCAAGGCGCCCATCCACCCGCAGTACCTGGCGAGCCTGCTCGACGACGCGGCATCCTCCAATGCGGTCTTCACCGCGGATGTCGGCTCGCCGACGGTCTGGGCGGCGCGGTACTTCACCGTGACAGAGGGGCGCCGCCTGATCGGGTCGTTCAACCACGGCTCGATGGCCAATGCCCTGCTGCACGGCATCGGTGCGCAGGTCGCGTATCCCGACCGGCAGGTGGTCGCGCTCGCCGGCGACGGCGGGCTGTCGATGATGCTCGGCGAGCTGATCTCGCTCACGCAGAACAAGCTGCCCGTCAAGGTCGTGGTGGTGAACAACTCGTCGCTGAACTTCGTCGAGCTCGAGATGAAGGCGGCAGGGTTCGTGACCTACGGCACCGACCTGGAGAACCCCGACTTCGCCGCGGTCGCGCAGGCGCTGGGGATCTTCGCGCGGCGCGTGGAGAGGTCCGAGGACCTGCTCGACGCGGTCGCCGAGGTGCTCGCGCATGACGGCCCCGCGCTGCTAGACGTGGTCACCGAGCGGCAGGAGCTGTCGATGCCGCCGGCGATCAAGGCCGATCAGGTGAAGGGCTTCGCGCTGTACGCCCTGCGCACTGTGATGTCGGGCCGCGGCGATGAGCTGCTCGACCTGGCGAAGGCGAACTGGCGGCAGCTGTTCTGA
- a CDS encoding TMEM175 family protein encodes MTENPDTARVYRKPRRYGTGRMEALSDGVFAFAATLLVLDLVIPRSDGTQDLLGAFFDLWPHYLTYVISFATIGATWLAHNAICEQLKRADSTFLRLNLVLLLLVAFVPFPTRFLAEYISSDASERVAVVLYGVSFLLLLGMTLLLWWYARTHSLLADDEEGESRLFTYRLLPGIGVYVILICLGLVWPMAAVLGYLALALFFIVPLRRRRQTA; translated from the coding sequence ATGACGGAGAATCCCGATACCGCTCGCGTGTACCGCAAGCCGCGCCGGTACGGCACCGGCCGCATGGAGGCGCTCAGCGACGGCGTGTTCGCCTTCGCCGCGACGCTGCTGGTGCTCGACCTGGTGATCCCGCGCAGCGACGGCACTCAGGATCTGCTGGGCGCATTCTTCGACCTGTGGCCGCACTACCTGACCTACGTGATCAGCTTCGCGACGATCGGTGCGACCTGGCTGGCGCACAACGCGATCTGCGAGCAGCTGAAACGTGCCGACTCGACGTTCCTGCGACTGAACCTCGTGCTGCTGCTGCTCGTCGCGTTCGTGCCGTTCCCCACCCGCTTCCTCGCCGAGTACATCAGCTCGGACGCCTCGGAGCGTGTGGCCGTGGTGCTCTACGGCGTCTCGTTCCTGCTGCTGCTGGGCATGACGCTGCTGCTGTGGTGGTATGCGCGGACGCACTCCCTGCTCGCCGATGACGAGGAGGGAGAGTCGCGCCTGTTCACCTACCGCCTGCTGCCCGGCATCGGCGTGTACGTCATCCTGATCTGCCTCGGGCTGGTCTGGCCGATGGCGGCGGTGCTCGGCTACCTCGCTCTCGCGCTGTTCTTCATCGTGCCGCTGCGCCGACGGCGCCAGACCGCCTGA
- a CDS encoding aquaporin, whose product MEPVPLLRRAGAELLGTALLTAVTLGSAAMAQKLSTDAGLRLLEGSLATMLGLGALILLFGPVSGGHLNPAVSLTDAVLSRRGSGRGLRPGELGVYVLAQVIGAVLGALLVNVMFEVPAGLGTVQRATLPALLGEAVATAGLVLLIVGLVRAGRSIMVVATAVGAYIGAAFWFTSSTAFANPAVTVGRLLTDSAGGIAPASFLPFLLAQLIGTGAGIALAVLLFPHPRTPGTDVPLVHEPEAVADAATDE is encoded by the coding sequence ATGGAACCTGTGCCCCTGCTGCGGCGCGCGGGTGCCGAGCTGCTCGGCACCGCGCTGTTGACCGCGGTCACGCTCGGCTCTGCGGCGATGGCACAGAAGCTCTCGACGGATGCCGGGCTGCGCCTGCTCGAGGGGTCGCTGGCGACCATGCTCGGGCTCGGCGCTCTCATCCTGCTGTTCGGTCCGGTCTCGGGCGGGCACCTCAACCCCGCGGTGTCGCTGACCGATGCGGTGCTGAGCAGGCGCGGCAGCGGCAGGGGCCTGCGTCCAGGTGAGCTGGGCGTCTACGTGCTTGCCCAGGTGATCGGCGCGGTTCTCGGCGCGCTGCTGGTGAACGTGATGTTCGAGGTGCCCGCCGGGCTCGGCACCGTGCAGCGGGCGACTCTCCCCGCTCTGCTCGGCGAGGCCGTCGCGACGGCGGGCCTTGTGCTGCTCATCGTCGGCCTGGTGCGCGCGGGGCGCAGCATCATGGTGGTCGCGACTGCCGTCGGCGCCTACATCGGCGCGGCGTTCTGGTTCACCAGCTCGACCGCGTTCGCCAACCCGGCGGTGACCGTCGGACGGCTCCTCACCGACTCGGCGGGCGGCATCGCACCGGCATCCTTCCTGCCCTTCCTGCTCGCGCAGCTGATCGGCACCGGCGCAGGCATCGCCCTGGCCGTCCTGCTCTTCCCGCATCCGCGCACACCGGGCACGGACGTGCCGCTCGTGCACGAGCCCGAGGCCGTCGCCGACGCGGCGACCGATGAATAG
- a CDS encoding pyridoxamine 5'-phosphate oxidase family protein: protein MSAEDAVARLSDEECWQRLGAQELGRLVTHVGDVLDIFPVNYVVDDHSIVFRTAEGSKLVELTVNDEVLFEVDDHSDTEAWSVIVRGSAHRLETLAEQEAAEALGLAPWIPTLKYNFVRIAPQTLSGRAFGRTPEPERYGVSEY, encoded by the coding sequence ATGAGCGCAGAAGATGCAGTCGCCCGTCTGAGCGACGAGGAGTGCTGGCAGCGGCTGGGCGCGCAGGAACTCGGACGACTGGTCACGCATGTCGGTGACGTTCTCGACATCTTTCCGGTCAACTACGTCGTCGATGATCACTCGATCGTCTTCCGCACCGCAGAGGGGAGCAAGCTGGTTGAGCTCACCGTCAACGACGAGGTGCTCTTCGAGGTAGACGACCATTCCGACACGGAGGCCTGGAGCGTCATCGTGCGAGGGTCAGCGCACCGTCTCGAGACGCTCGCCGAGCAGGAGGCGGCCGAGGCGCTCGGTCTGGCGCCCTGGATTCCCACGCTCAAGTACAACTTCGTGCGCATCGCACCGCAGACGCTGAGCGGTCGCGCGTTCGGGCGCACACCCGAGCCGGAGCGCTACGGCGTCTCGGAGTACTGA
- a CDS encoding HSP90 family protein has translation MQQFQVDLRGVVDLLSRHIYSSPRVYLRELLQNARDAITARREVDGGGGLIRITPLSEHSGEFVLRDDGTGLTAAEVAELLATVGRSSKRDIFDLPRSDFLGQFGIGLLSCFMVADSIVIRSRSARGGAAVEWTGNADGTFVVAELDEQLPIGTSVHLVPRFDADDLLRAPAVRELAQTFAEFLPVRVVLDTPTGDVDVTRPAPFLDGAMSDAAWADAARGYGRDLIGAAPLDVIEIAEPGTGTRGLAYVLPYAPPPSARQATRMYLGRMLLSEHTPDVLPDWAFFVRAVVDSTGLSPTASRESLVEDPALEHAREHLGAGIRRWVLELGLREPHRLAQFVAVHEIGLKSLVRHDEELARFITRWLTVETTHGTMRLGDLAERYPLVRYAASVDEFRQVAGVVRPGEVLVNGGYLYDAELVRMLPELYPHLTVEQVDVTGELDRLDPPPLDDRDAAVALEERASGVLAASGCAVVVRSIDRPELTGLYVADPDVLRAMDRTRTKGITNSLWGGVLSRIDDQVGAGRDDDLAARLCLNWSNRVVRALVAVRDDAVFARTVQLLYIQSLLAGHHPLSDDDRSLMTSALTDLVSLSAGLEADVFPFDEPR, from the coding sequence ATGCAGCAGTTCCAGGTGGATCTGCGCGGTGTGGTGGATCTGCTCAGTCGCCACATCTACTCGAGTCCGCGGGTGTACCTGCGGGAGCTGCTGCAGAACGCCCGAGACGCCATCACGGCGCGTCGCGAGGTGGACGGCGGCGGCGGGCTGATCAGGATCACGCCCCTGTCGGAGCACAGCGGCGAGTTCGTGCTCCGCGACGACGGCACAGGTCTCACCGCTGCCGAGGTCGCCGAGCTGCTCGCCACCGTCGGCCGCAGCTCCAAGCGCGACATCTTCGACCTGCCCCGCAGCGACTTCCTCGGACAGTTCGGCATCGGACTGCTGAGCTGCTTCATGGTCGCCGACAGCATCGTGATCCGTTCGCGGAGTGCTCGCGGCGGCGCCGCCGTCGAGTGGACGGGCAACGCCGACGGCACCTTCGTCGTCGCCGAGCTCGACGAGCAGCTGCCGATCGGCACCAGCGTGCACCTGGTGCCGCGGTTCGACGCCGACGACCTGCTGCGCGCCCCCGCCGTGCGCGAGCTCGCGCAGACCTTCGCCGAGTTCCTGCCGGTGCGCGTGGTGCTCGACACGCCGACCGGCGATGTGGACGTCACGCGCCCCGCGCCGTTCCTCGACGGTGCGATGTCGGATGCCGCATGGGCCGACGCCGCCCGCGGCTACGGCCGCGACCTCATCGGCGCCGCCCCGCTCGACGTCATCGAGATCGCCGAGCCCGGCACCGGCACCCGCGGCCTCGCTTACGTGCTTCCCTACGCCCCGCCGCCGAGCGCCCGGCAGGCGACCCGGATGTACCTGGGCCGGATGCTGCTCTCGGAGCACACCCCCGACGTGCTGCCGGACTGGGCGTTCTTCGTGCGGGCGGTGGTCGACTCGACGGGGCTGTCCCCCACAGCGAGCCGCGAATCCCTGGTCGAGGATCCGGCGCTCGAACACGCCCGTGAGCACCTCGGCGCCGGCATCCGCCGCTGGGTGCTCGAACTGGGACTGCGCGAGCCGCACCGGCTGGCGCAGTTCGTCGCCGTGCACGAGATCGGCCTGAAGTCGCTGGTGCGCCACGACGAGGAGCTGGCCCGGTTCATCACCCGCTGGCTCACCGTCGAGACCACCCACGGCACGATGCGCCTCGGCGACCTCGCCGAGAGGTACCCGCTGGTGCGGTACGCCGCGTCCGTCGACGAGTTCCGCCAGGTGGCGGGCGTCGTGCGCCCCGGTGAGGTGCTGGTCAACGGCGGATACCTGTACGACGCGGAGCTGGTGCGGATGCTGCCCGAGCTGTACCCGCACCTGACCGTCGAGCAGGTGGACGTCACCGGAGAGCTCGACCGGCTCGACCCGCCGCCGCTCGACGATCGTGACGCGGCGGTCGCTCTGGAGGAGCGCGCGAGCGGCGTGCTCGCGGCATCCGGCTGCGCGGTCGTGGTGCGCAGCATCGACCGTCCCGAGCTCACCGGGCTGTACGTCGCCGACCCTGACGTGCTGCGCGCCATGGACCGCACCCGGACGAAGGGCATCACGAACTCGCTGTGGGGCGGCGTGCTCTCCCGTATCGACGACCAGGTCGGCGCCGGGCGCGACGATGATCTCGCCGCCAGGCTGTGCCTGAACTGGAGCAACCGCGTCGTGCGCGCCCTCGTCGCCGTGCGGGACGACGCCGTGTTCGCCCGCACCGTGCAGCTGCTCTACATCCAGTCGCTGCTGGCCGGGCACCATCCGCTCTCGGACGACGATCGCTCGCTGATGACGAGCGCCCTCACCGATCTCGTCAGCCTCTCCGCCGGCCTCGAGGCCGACGTGTTCCCGTTCGACGAGCCGCGCTGA
- the secE gene encoding preprotein translocase subunit SecE, translating into MDQDEPRGEVAAFGGTATRDKKLGFFGRIALFFRQVIAELRKVVTPTRKELVKFTLVVLVFVLIVMGVVYGLDTLFGYLTHVVFGVPAK; encoded by the coding sequence ATGGATCAGGACGAACCGCGCGGCGAGGTCGCAGCGTTCGGCGGAACCGCCACCCGCGACAAGAAGCTGGGCTTCTTCGGTCGAATCGCTTTGTTCTTCCGGCAGGTGATCGCCGAGCTTCGCAAGGTCGTCACGCCGACCCGCAAGGAACTGGTGAAGTTCACGCTGGTCGTGCTCGTGTTCGTGCTGATCGTGATGGGCGTCGTCTACGGCCTGGACACGCTTTTCGGATACCTCACGCACGTGGTGTTCGGAGTCCCGGCCAAGTGA
- the nusG gene encoding transcription termination/antitermination protein NusG, translating into MSERYSDDADWATAAEQSSEEDEAQEGNVLAAEERSATSAEHVALHVEDDEEYDETDDDTDDIDDPEADAIVNDALNLDQTAETEAAAEVLNDSAAEEAAEQEAEEAAEVAPYDGPELGDDAEQADEQAEEDPYEAFRLDLRMLPGKWYVIHSYAGFERKVKANIEQRKSTLEVEDDIYQIEVPMEDVVEIKNGQRKMVTRVRIPGYVLVRMELNEDTWSVVRHTPGVTGFVGNAHNPTPLRFEEAFNMLKSLVEVKDVPTAKSIAAKGGTAVARPVAAEVDFEIGETITIKEGSFAGLPGSISEIKPESGKLTVLVSLFERETPVELSFDQVTKMI; encoded by the coding sequence GTGTCTGAACGATATTCCGACGACGCCGACTGGGCGACCGCGGCTGAGCAGTCCAGCGAGGAGGACGAGGCCCAGGAGGGCAACGTCCTCGCCGCTGAGGAGCGCTCCGCGACCTCGGCCGAGCACGTCGCCCTGCATGTCGAGGACGATGAGGAATACGACGAGACCGATGACGACACTGACGACATCGACGACCCGGAGGCGGATGCGATCGTGAACGACGCTCTCAACCTGGACCAGACGGCCGAGACCGAGGCCGCCGCAGAGGTTCTCAACGATTCGGCTGCCGAGGAGGCCGCCGAGCAGGAGGCGGAGGAGGCGGCCGAGGTCGCTCCCTACGACGGCCCCGAGCTCGGCGACGACGCGGAGCAGGCTGACGAGCAGGCCGAGGAGGACCCGTACGAGGCCTTCCGCCTCGACCTGCGGATGCTGCCCGGCAAGTGGTACGTCATCCACTCCTACGCCGGCTTCGAGCGCAAGGTGAAGGCCAACATCGAGCAGCGCAAATCGACGCTCGAGGTCGAGGACGACATCTACCAGATCGAGGTCCCGATGGAGGACGTCGTCGAGATCAAGAACGGCCAGCGCAAGATGGTCACCCGCGTGCGCATCCCCGGCTACGTGCTGGTGCGCATGGAGCTCAACGAGGACACCTGGTCTGTCGTCCGCCACACGCCCGGTGTCACCGGCTTCGTGGGCAACGCCCACAACCCGACCCCGCTGCGCTTCGAAGAGGCCTTCAACATGCTGAAGTCCCTCGTCGAGGTCAAGGACGTCCCCACCGCGAAGTCCATCGCCGCCAAGGGCGGCACTGCTGTGGCCCGCCCGGTCGCCGCCGAGGTCGACTTCGAGATCGGCGAGACGATCACCATCAAGGAGGGCTCGTTCGCCGGCCTTCCCGGTTCGATCAGCGAGATCAAGCCCGAGAGCGGCAAGCTCACCGTGCTGGTGTCGCTCTTCGAGCGCGAGACCCCGGTCGAGCTGTCGTTCGACCAGGTCACCAAGATGATCTGA
- a CDS encoding NADP-dependent oxidoreductase, translated as MDTGEDLVDDGNVLPMSRVPQGMSIDASPESHHDRLRNRVVRQNAFGGPEHISIEERTAPDPGPGEALVRVHAAGLNPVDWQIPADPSVAQEFGVSVPGGYGHDLAGVVAAVGSGTSAVQVGDRVLGGARGAAIADFAIVPAGRLTLVPYAVPLNVAATLPIAARTAAAAISLLELTPDDTVLIGGAAGGVGVLAVQFAVRTGATVVATASPANHDFLRSLGAIPVSYRDGLADAVRDLGVTITAATDLQGAETARAALDLGVAAARITTIATEPIPGTIPTGGMDAPAGTIPQVLDDLAVGDVRVQISGEYPIERTAEAVARLREGHVRGKLVITTGAA; from the coding sequence GTGGATACCGGAGAAGATCTGGTCGACGACGGGAATGTGCTGCCCATGTCCCGGGTTCCTCAGGGCATGAGCATCGACGCCAGCCCTGAGAGCCATCACGACCGCCTCCGGAACAGAGTGGTCCGCCAGAACGCCTTCGGCGGCCCGGAGCACATCTCGATCGAGGAGAGGACGGCACCGGATCCGGGGCCGGGCGAGGCGCTGGTGCGCGTGCATGCCGCCGGGCTCAACCCGGTGGACTGGCAGATCCCCGCCGACCCCTCCGTCGCTCAGGAGTTCGGCGTCTCCGTTCCGGGCGGCTACGGGCATGATCTCGCCGGTGTCGTCGCGGCCGTCGGATCCGGAACGTCGGCAGTGCAGGTCGGCGACCGTGTGCTCGGCGGCGCCCGCGGCGCGGCCATCGCCGACTTCGCGATCGTTCCGGCCGGCCGACTGACCCTCGTGCCCTATGCCGTGCCCCTGAACGTCGCGGCGACACTGCCCATCGCCGCGCGCACTGCCGCCGCCGCGATCTCACTCCTGGAACTGACCCCTGACGACACCGTCCTGATCGGCGGGGCCGCGGGCGGGGTCGGCGTGCTCGCCGTGCAGTTCGCCGTGCGCACCGGAGCGACGGTGGTCGCAACGGCCTCGCCGGCGAACCACGACTTCCTGCGCAGTCTGGGCGCCATTCCGGTCTCCTACCGGGACGGGCTGGCCGATGCCGTGCGTGATCTGGGCGTGACGATCACGGCTGCGACGGATCTGCAGGGAGCCGAGACGGCTCGCGCCGCGCTCGATCTCGGCGTCGCCGCTGCGCGGATCACCACGATCGCGACAGAGCCGATTCCTGGCACGATCCCCACCGGAGGCATGGATGCACCGGCCGGGACCATCCCCCAGGTCCTCGACGACCTCGCCGTCGGCGACGTGCGGGTGCAGATCTCCGGCGAGTACCCGATCGAGCGCACGGCCGAAGCCGTGGCCCGCCTGCGCGAGGGGCACGTGCGCGGCAAACTCGTGATCACGACCGGCGCCGCGTAG
- the rplK gene encoding 50S ribosomal protein L11 has product MAPKKKVTGLIKLQINAGAANPAPPIGPALGQHGVNIMEFCKAYNAATESQRGNVIPVEITVYEDRSFTFILKTPPAAELIKKAAGVPKGSATPHTVKVAKITKDQVRQIAETKQADLNANDIEAASKIIAGTARSMGITVEG; this is encoded by the coding sequence ATGGCACCGAAGAAGAAGGTGACCGGCCTGATCAAGCTTCAGATCAACGCCGGTGCGGCCAACCCGGCGCCGCCGATCGGCCCCGCGCTCGGTCAGCATGGCGTCAACATCATGGAGTTCTGCAAGGCGTACAACGCCGCGACCGAGTCGCAGCGCGGCAACGTCATCCCCGTTGAGATCACCGTCTACGAGGACCGCAGCTTCACCTTCATCCTGAAGACCCCGCCGGCTGCTGAGCTGATCAAGAAGGCCGCAGGCGTGCCCAAGGGCTCCGCCACGCCGCACACGGTCAAGGTCGCGAAGATCACCAAGGACCAGGTCCGTCAGATCGCCGAGACCAAGCAGGCCGACCTGAACGCGAACGACATCGAGGCCGCGTCGAAGATCATCGCCGGTACCGCCCGTTCCATGGGCATCACGGTCGAGGGCTGA
- the rplA gene encoding 50S ribosomal protein L1, with translation MMAKSKAYNAALAKIEADRFYTPTEAVVLAKETGSAKFDSTVEVALKLSVDPRKADQMVRGTVILPHGTGKTARVIVFANGPAAEAAIAAGADEVGGTELIEKVAAGWTDFDAAVATPELMGQVGRLGKVLGPRGLMPNPKTGTVTPNTAKAVEEIKGGKIEFRVDKHANVHFVVGKASFSAEQLDENMKAALEEIVRLKPSSSKGRYIQKGAVSTTFGPGIPLDVNAI, from the coding sequence ATCATGGCCAAGTCCAAGGCTTACAACGCCGCCCTCGCCAAGATCGAGGCGGACCGCTTCTACACGCCCACCGAGGCCGTCGTCCTGGCGAAGGAGACCGGCTCGGCGAAGTTCGACTCGACCGTCGAGGTCGCGCTGAAGCTCTCGGTCGACCCCCGCAAGGCCGACCAGATGGTGCGCGGCACCGTCATCCTCCCGCACGGCACCGGCAAGACCGCCCGCGTCATCGTGTTCGCCAACGGCCCGGCTGCTGAGGCAGCCATCGCCGCGGGCGCCGACGAGGTCGGTGGCACCGAGCTGATCGAGAAGGTCGCCGCCGGCTGGACCGACTTCGACGCCGCCGTCGCCACCCCTGAGCTCATGGGCCAGGTCGGCCGTCTCGGAAAGGTGCTGGGCCCGCGCGGTCTGATGCCGAACCCGAAGACCGGCACCGTGACCCCGAACACGGCCAAGGCCGTCGAGGAGATCAAGGGCGGAAAGATCGAGTTCCGCGTCGACAAGCACGCCAACGTGCACTTCGTCGTCGGCAAGGCCTCGTTCTCGGCCGAGCAGCTCGACGAGAACATGAAGGCCGCGCTCGAGGAGATCGTGCGCCTGAAGCCGTCCAGCTCGAAGGGCCGCTACATCCAGAAGGGCGCCGTGTCGACCACGTTCGGCCCCGGCATCCCGCTGGACGTCAACGCCATCTGA
- a CDS encoding iron chaperone, whose product MGTVDDYLAGLEPADRAVIAHVYAIAEETAGQVEQGTSYGMPALTYRGKALISLMRTRKHIGLYPFSGRVPDAVAEHLAGFEHDKGTVRFQPEHPLPDDAIRAIVSARMAEIEDPSLRRS is encoded by the coding sequence ATGGGAACCGTCGACGACTATCTCGCAGGGCTCGAGCCCGCCGATCGCGCCGTGATCGCACACGTCTACGCGATCGCCGAGGAGACCGCGGGCCAGGTCGAGCAGGGCACGAGCTATGGGATGCCCGCGCTGACCTACCGCGGCAAGGCACTCATCTCGCTCATGCGCACCAGGAAGCACATCGGCCTCTACCCGTTCAGCGGGCGGGTGCCGGACGCCGTCGCGGAGCACCTTGCCGGGTTCGAGCACGACAAGGGCACCGTGCGGTTCCAGCCGGAGCATCCGCTGCCGGATGACGCGATCCGCGCCATCGTCTCGGCGCGGATGGCGGAGATCGAGGACCCCTCCCTGCGCCGCTCCTGA
- a CDS encoding LysR family transcriptional regulator ArgP yields the protein MNSSEENCMSISIAYVQIDAQLAATVAAVIDEGSFDAAARRLHLTPSAVSQRIKALEQQLGRVVVVRSKPVRATEAGEALIRLARQVALLEHDTITAFGLAPDDAGETRVRVPLAVNADSMATWFLAPIARIAREHDVDVDLHRDDQNYTARLLESGEVMAAVTSQRTPVGGSRVDPLGVLEYRPMATAEYIDRWFPGGPTAEALARAPFVDFDRRDQLQHDWLRSHGVDPWSVPRHYVPASYDFAQAVRLGLGWGLIPVVQGIGGLVDLGGPATLVPLYWQQWNLRSPLLDAIAREVAAEASRALAPLR from the coding sequence ATGAACTCCAGCGAAGAGAACTGCATGAGCATTAGCATCGCTTATGTGCAGATCGACGCCCAGCTCGCCGCCACCGTCGCCGCCGTCATCGACGAGGGCAGCTTCGACGCGGCCGCCCGACGGCTGCACCTCACGCCGTCCGCGGTGAGTCAGCGCATCAAGGCACTGGAGCAGCAGCTCGGACGCGTCGTCGTGGTGCGGTCGAAGCCGGTGCGCGCGACCGAGGCGGGGGAGGCGCTGATCCGGCTCGCGCGGCAGGTGGCGCTGCTCGAACACGACACGATCACGGCCTTCGGGCTCGCGCCCGACGACGCGGGGGAGACCCGGGTGCGGGTCCCGCTCGCCGTGAACGCGGACTCGATGGCAACCTGGTTCCTCGCCCCGATCGCGCGCATCGCCCGTGAGCACGACGTCGACGTGGACCTGCACCGTGACGACCAGAACTACACCGCGAGGCTCCTGGAGTCGGGTGAGGTGATGGCCGCCGTCACCTCCCAGCGCACACCGGTCGGCGGAAGCCGGGTCGATCCGCTGGGCGTGCTCGAATACCGCCCGATGGCCACCGCCGAGTACATCGACCGCTGGTTCCCGGGCGGACCGACGGCCGAGGCGCTCGCCCGTGCGCCGTTCGTCGACTTCGACCGTCGCGATCAGCTGCAGCACGACTGGCTGCGCTCCCACGGAGTCGACCCGTGGTCGGTGCCCCGGCACTACGTGCCCGCATCGTACGACTTCGCGCAGGCGGTGAGGCTCGGGCTGGGCTGGGGTCTCATCCCGGTCGTGCAGGGCATCGGGGGGCTCGTCGATCTGGGCGGGCCCGCCACCCTCGTGCCGTTGTACTGGCAGCAGTGGAACCTGCGCTCACCCCTGCTGGACGCGATCGCGCGCGAGGTCGCCGCCGAGGCATCCCGAGCCCTCGCACCCCTGCGCTGA